In the Mytilus trossulus isolate FHL-02 chromosome 1, PNRI_Mtr1.1.1.hap1, whole genome shotgun sequence genome, one interval contains:
- the LOC134693073 gene encoding mitochondrial fission regulator 2-like, whose protein sequence is MDIIDDLVVVVRVILDYIGIDPEDVRALLEELNARRRLRFYQTRQAITYNWNHVVSFRQRTINRVNRIQSDVRHKSLMRIIGSYISMKPVKRVRIQNHLLQSRYPKYMYDSDSDDSVISTTSLGTSTDDDVVWVEEELGDNCVRIRAQKRKNFENDAALDELDADLFISRPSLSPMSSTMISSVSTQQDPEQTQKLSVMEEELNNLRLQIAMLVEAQEQINKSQIPPQSFQEEKLSIEDSVPVPPTCPIAPPPPPPLPATKQSTPILTQTEKDKQTIVLQTLQDNRNSTPENPPKQATLTDVLKGLGSVKLKSIQRSPGGTPLKPKRRESNNDPASVIAQALKKKFANQIINSPDVDKENDSFNFSSPESNSPFYIAQGQRRIRKRSVLFDDKNRLSGPLRL, encoded by the exons ATGGATATTATTGATGATTTAGTGGTAGTTGTCAGAGTTATTTTAGATTACATTGGAATTGATCCAGAAGATGTG AGAGCTTTGTTAGAAGAACTGAATGCTAGGAGAAGATTGAGATTTTATCAAACCCGTCAGGCTATAACTTACAATTGGAATCATGTTGTTTCCTTTCGTCAGCGTACAATCAACAGAGTAAATAGAATACAATCAGATGTACGACACAAAAGTTTGATGAGAATTATAGGGTCATACATCTCAATGAAACCTGTTAAAAGGGTTAGAATACAG AATCACTTATTACAGTCTAGATAtcctaaatacatgtatgacagtGATAGTGATGATTCTGTTATATCTACCACAAGTTTGGGAACATCTACAGATGATGATGTTGTCTGGGTGGAGGAAGAGTTAGGTGACAACTGTGTCAGGATTAG agcacagaaaagaaaaaactttgaaaatgatGCAGCTCTTGATGAGTTAGATGCTGATTTATTCATATCTCGACCCAGCTTATCTCCAATGAGTTCTACTATGATATCATCAGTGTCTACACAACAAGATCCTGAGCAGACACAAAAGTTATCAGTGATGGAAGAAGAGCTCAATAACTTACGACTACAGATAGCAATGCTGGTGGAAGCTCAAGAACAGATCAATAAATCTCAga TACCTCCACAGTCTTTCCAAGAAGAAAAGTTATCAATAGAGGATTCTGTACCAGTGCCACCAACTTGCCCGATAGCCCCTCCCCCACCACCACCCCTCCCAGCAACAAAACAGTCAACACCAATTCTTACTCAGACGGAAAAAGATAAACAG acaaTAGTGCTACAGACATTACAAGACAACAGAAATAGTACTCCTGAAAATCCCCCAAAACAGGCCACATTGACAGATGTCCTTAAAGGGCTTGGAAGTGTCAAACTAAAAAGTATTCAAAG GTCTCCTGGAGGTACACCATTAAAACCAAAAAGACGAGAATCTAATAATGATCCTGCATCAGTGATAGCTCAAgctttgaaaaagaaatttgcCAATCAAATTATCAACAGTCCAGATGTTGATaaggaaaatgacagttttaATTTCAGTTCTCCAGAGTCGAATAGCCCATTTTAT attgcACAAGGACAAAGAAGAATCAGGAAAAGATCTGTTTTGTTTGACGATAAGAACAGACTGTCTGGACCACTTAGATTATGA